Proteins from one Gammaproteobacteria bacterium genomic window:
- a CDS encoding response regulator transcription factor — protein sequence MIRLLIADDHPIVREGLKRIVAECRDMRVVSEAVNGDEALTKSQSTEVDVLLLDVSMPGPGFLDVMRRLRVEAPELRILVLSVHPEDHYAVRALRAGAAGYLTKDHSPEELANAIRRVYGGGKYVTPSLAEQLASELGPDALKPPHETLSDREHQVFCMLGSGKSVNEIASELSLSPKTVSTYRTRLLQKMKLKNNTELIRYAVQNGLVD from the coding sequence ATGATTCGTCTTCTTATAGCTGATGATCACCCGATCGTGCGTGAGGGGCTGAAGCGCATCGTTGCGGAATGCCGTGACATGCGTGTTGTTAGCGAAGCAGTCAATGGTGATGAGGCGCTCACAAAGAGTCAATCGACTGAAGTTGACGTGCTTTTACTCGATGTTTCTATGCCGGGGCCCGGTTTTCTGGATGTTATGCGCCGCCTGAGGGTGGAGGCCCCCGAGCTACGTATATTGGTCTTGAGCGTGCACCCGGAGGATCACTACGCAGTGCGTGCGCTCAGGGCCGGTGCCGCCGGATACCTGACTAAAGATCATTCCCCTGAAGAGTTAGCCAATGCGATCCGACGGGTGTACGGAGGGGGAAAGTACGTGACCCCGTCTCTTGCGGAGCAACTTGCGTCCGAATTGGGGCCTGATGCGTTAAAACCGCCACATGAGACGTTGTCCGACCGTGAGCATCAGGTATTTTGCATGCTTGGATCAGGAAAGAGCGTAAATGAGATCGCTTCCGAGCTCAGTTTGAGTCCCAAGACCGTCAGCACGTACCGGACACGCCTTCTTCAGAAGATGAAACTTAAGAACAATACCGAACTCATCCGTTACGCCGTACAGAACGGGTTAGTCGATTAA